The Bradyrhizobium betae genomic interval GCACGATGCTGCGCTTGCCGCGGTTGGCATTGTGGAACATCCCGCCCATGCTGGGCGTGCGACCGGGACCGATCTGGCGAACGATGTCGCCCTCGGGACTCTCCACCTTGACGACGTCGGCGCCCATGTCCGCCAGCACCTGGGTGCCGTAGGGGCCCATCAGCACCGAGGTCAGGTCGAGAATGGTGAAGCCGGCGAGCGGTCCCATGGGGCCTCGTTGAATGAATTCATATACGTGGAGTTAGAGTTCATAAAATGACGATGTCAATTCAGAGAACCGTTGCATACGCGCATAGCGCTATGCATAGTTCATATACTTGACAGATAAATTCACATATATGTACATTTTCCTCAAGCAAGAAGTGGAGCGAGGGTCGGACGGCGTTGCAGCAATTGGCTGCCGCCTTCGGCGTGGGGACGCGTCAAGGAGAACGAAATGAAGAAGAACCTGATCTGGGCCGCCGCGGTGCTCGCTCTTTCGCTGCCGGTCTCGACGCTTCCGGTGCAGGCGCTGGAGCTGAAGGTCGCCGACAGCTTCCCCGCCGGCCACTATCTCGTCCGCTTGATGCTCAAGCCCTGGATCGACGACGTCACCAAGCGCACCAATGGTGCGGTGACCTTCACCTATTATCCGAACCAGCAGATCGGCAAGGCAGCGGACATGCTGCGGCTGACGCAGTCCGGCGTGGTCGATATCGGCTACATCGGGCCGTCCTATGTCTCCGACAAGATGCCGCTGTCGGAAGTCGCGCAATTGCCGGGCGCGTTCGCGACCAGCTGCCAGGGCACGCTCGCTTATTGGAAGACCGCGCGTGAAGGCATTCTCGCCAAGCAGGAATACGCGCCGAACAAGATCAAGCTGCTGCTGGCCGTGGTGCTGCCGCCCTACCAGGTGTGGACCGTCAAGTCGAAGGTGGAAACCATCAAGGACATGCAGGGCCTGAAGCTGCGCACCACGGGCGGCGCGCAGGACCTGACGCTGCGTGCGCTCAACGCCGTGCCGGTGCGCATGGCCGCGCCCGACGCCTATGAATCGTTGTCGCGCGGCACGATGGATGGCCTGCTGTTCCCGCTCGACAGCGTCGTGTCCTACGGCCTCGACAAGCTGGTCAAGCACGCCACCGAAGGCGTCAGCTTCGGCAGCTTCATCGTCGCCTATTCCATCAACCAGTCGGTCTGGGACAAGCTGCCCGACGACGTGAAGAAGGCGATGAACGAGGCCTCGGAGGCGATCACGCCGAAGGCTTGCGCCGACGTCGACAAGGAAGGCGAAGTCACCAAGAAGCAGATGCAAGGCGAAGGCGTCAGCTTCGATCCGCTGCCGGAGGCGACACGCACCGAGATCAAGGAGAAGCTCAAGGGTGTCGGCAAGGAGTGGGCGAGCGGACTCGACAGCCGCGGCAAGCAGGCCTCCGCCGCGCTGAAGGAATTCGAAGACTTGCTTGCCGCCGGCGGCGCCAAGTAATCAGACAACCATTGGGGAGGCGTGAGAGGTGATCAAACGGGCAGGAGATGTGCTCGGCGCGCTGGAACGCGCGCTGACGGTGATCGCGGTGATGTTCATGTTCGTGATCATGATACTTGTCGTGACCGACGTATTCATGCGTTACGCGCTGAACAGCCCGTTCTCCTTCACCTATGACCTGATCGGGCTCTATCTCCTCGCCGGCGTGTTCTTCTTCACGCTGTCGGACGCCCTGCGCGAGCATGTCCATGTCGGCGTCGACATCCTGTTGTCGCGCTTCTCTCTGACCGGGCGGCGGTTGTCCGAGATCGTCACCGCGCTCGTTGGCCTGTTCGTGTTCATCCTGATTTGCAAGGTCGGGTTCGAGCGCGCGCTGGAGAACTACGAGCAGCACGACGTGCTGTCGGGCGCGATCCCCTGGCCGACCTGGATTTCGGCGGCGCTGGTGCCGTTCGGCTGCGGCGTGCTGGTGCTGCGGCTCGCGCTCCAGCTCGTCGGCAACGTGCTGAGCCTCGTCAGCGGGCGCGACCTCTATCCGCTGCCGCCGGTGACCGGCGTCGGCGAAGCCAGAAGCTTCGAGTAACGGGCGATATCCATGACACCCTTCATCGTTCTCGCCCTGCTGTTCGGCCTGCTCGCGCTCGGCACGCCCGTCGGTTTCGCCATGGCCTTCTCAGGCTCGGTCGGCCTCGTGATGGTCGGCGGATGGTCCACGCTGTTCGGCATCCTGCAAACCGCGCCGCTCTCGACCGTCTCGTCCTACGAGCTGATCACCATCCCGATGTTCCTGCTGATGGCGGATCTGGTGCTGCTCTCGGGCGTCGCGGACGATCTGTTCAAGACGGCATCTGCCTGGGTCGGCCGCATTCCCGGCGGTCTCGGCATGGCGACCGCGCTTGCGGGCGCCGGCTTTGGCGCGATCTGCGGCACCTCGACGGCCTCCGCCGCGACGCTGTCCTCGACCAGCCTGCCGGCGATGATCCGCCAGGGCTACGAGCCGAAGATGGCCGCGGGCGTCGTCGCCATCTCGGGTACGCTGTCGATGCTGCTGCCGACCAGCGTCGCGCTCGTCATCTTCGGCCTGCTGGCCGAAGTGAACATCGGCAAGCTGCTGATCAGCGGCATCATCCCGGCGATCCTGGTGACGTTCACCATCATGGCGACGATCTATTTCCTGGTCTGGCAGGATCCCTCGCGCGCACCGGCCGCGAAGTCGGTGCCGTGGCGGGAAAAATTCGCGCTGCTGTGGCAGGTCTCGCCAATGGTGGTGCTGTTCTCGCTCGTGACGGGCACGATCTATCTCGGCGTCGCAACGCCGACGGAGGCGTCCGCCTTCGGCGCGTTCGGCGCCTTCCTGCTCGCGATCGTCAAGGGCAAGATCACGCCTAGCTCACTCTACCACACGCTGCTGCGCGCCTGCCACGGCACCTGCATGATCATCATGATCCTGGTCGGCGCATCGATCTTCGGCTATTTCTTCACGCTAACCCATGTGACGCAGGACCTCGTCGCCTGGATCGGTAGCTTGCCGGCCTCGCGCTGGGTCATCATCACGCTGATCCTGTGCGGCTATATCGTGCTCGGCTCGTTCATGGACCAGATCGCGATCCTGGTGCTGACCGTGCCGATCGTGCTGCCGCTGATCAAGACGCTGGGCTTCGACCCGATCTGGTTCGGCGTCATCAAGATCGTCACCGCCGAGGTCGGCATGATCACGCCGCCGGTCGGGCTGAACTGCTTCATCGTCGCCCGCTATGCCAAGCGGCCGGTGGCGGAGGTGTTCCACGGCACCTTCCCGCACTTCATCGCGCACCTGATCGCGATCGCGATCCTGGTGGCGTTTCCCTCGATCATTCTCTGGCTGCCCTCGCAGATGGGGCGCTAGGATCGGAGCTCTCGCGGCTCCCAATAGGAGATCAACACCATGGATTTCGCGCTCACCGACCAGCAGGAAGCCATTCGCGACGCCATCGCAAAAGTTTGCGAAGACTTTCCCGACGCCTATTGGCTGAAGAAGGACCATGACGGCGGCTTTCCGCACGACTTCCACAAGGCGATGGCCGATGCCGGCTGGCTCGGCATCTGCGTTCCGGAGGAATATGGCGGCTCCGGCCTCGGTATCACCGAGGCCGCGATCATGATGCGCACCATCGCGGAATCCGGTGCCGGCATGTCCGGCGCCTCCGCGGTGCACATCAACGTGTTCGGACTCAATCCCGTCGTGGTGTTCGGCACCGAAGAGCAGCGCAAGCGCATGCTGCCGCCGATGGTCGAGGGCCGCGAGAAGGCCTGCTTCGCCGTCACCGAACCCAACACCGGCCTCAACACCACGCAGCTCAAGACCCGTGCGGTGGCCAAGAACGACCGCTACATCGTCAACGGCCAGAAGGTGTGGATCTCCACGGCACAGGTCGCGCACAAAATCCTGCTGCTGGCGCGCACCACGCCGCTGGAGGAGGTGCGCTCGCCGACCCACGGCCTCAGCCTGTTCTATACGGATTTCGACCGCAAGAAGATCAAGGTCCACGAGATCGAGAAGATGGGCCGCAAGATCGTCGATTCCAACGAGCTGTTCTTCGAGGATTTCGAGATCCCGATGGAGGATCGCATCGGCGAAGAGGGCAAGGGTTTTCAGTACATCCTCGAAGGCATGAACCCCGAGCGCATCCTGATCGCGGCGGAAGCGGTGGGTCTCGGCAAGGTCGCGCTGTCGCGCGCAAGCGAATATGCCAAGACGCGCGTCGTGTTCAACCGTCCGATCGGCAAGAACCAGGGCATCCAGCATCCGCTGGCGGTGAACTGGGTCGAGCTGGAAGCCGCCTGGCTGATGGTGATGTCGGCGGCCTGGCAGTATGACAAGGGCATGCCGTGCGGGGCCGCAGCCAACGCTGCAAAATATCTCGCGGGCGAAGCCGGCTACCAGGCTTGCGAGCAGTCGGTGATGACTCATGGCGGCTTCGGCTATGCCAAGGAGTTTCACGTCGAACGTTATTTGCGTGAAAGTCTGATCCCGCGCATCGCACCGGTCAGCCCGCAGCTCGCGCTCAGCTTCATCGCGGAAAAGGTGCTGGGACTGGCGAAGTCGTACTAGGCGGAGGGCTCGGGAAGGATCGCCATGAACCTCGCTCACCATCTCCTGCGCGCCGCCAAAGCGGATGCGTCCGCGCCGGCGCTGTTCAAGGGGGGACGCTGGTTGCCGATTACGGCCGGCTCGCCGCGACGGTGGCCTCGCTGGCCGCGTCGTTGCAGCAGCGCTTTGGTTTGATCAAAGGCGACCGCGTCGCCTTGCTGATGAAGAACGTGCCTGACTATGTCGCCTGCCTCTATGCCTGCTGGCACGCCGGGCTGGTGGCCGTTCCCATCAACGCGAAGCTGCATCCACGCGAGGTCGCGTTCATTCTCGACAATTCGGGTGCGGCAGTCGTCTTCGTGACCGAGGACATGGCGAGCGTCGCGTCAGAAGCGTTGTCGATCGCGGCAGTCAAGCCGCGCATTGTCGAGATTGGTTCGGCCGAGCATCGCGCCTTGGAGATGGCCGACGGCATCGCCATCGCCGATGTCGCGATCGCCGATCCCGCCTGGATCTTCTACACCAGCGGTACCACCGGCCGGCCCAAGGGGGCAGTGCTGAGCCATCGCAACCTGCTTGCGATGTCGTTGACCTATCTCGCCGAGATCAATCCGGTCGTCCCCGGGGAGGCGCTGCTCCACGCCGCGCCGATGTCGCACGGCTCCGGCCTCTACATGGTGCCGCATGTGATCGGCATGGGCGCGCAGATCATTCCCGAGAGCGGTCGCTTCGAGCCGAACGAGATCCTGGAGCTGACGGCGAAGCGAAACGGCATTTCCTTCTTCGCCGCGCCCACCATGGTGCGGCGCTTGACGGTCGCCGCGGAAGCAGCGGGCGCGACCGCGCCAGGACTGAAGACCATCATCTATGGCGGCGGCCCGATGTATGTCGCCGATTGCAGGGCGGCGCTCGCCGTGTTCGGACCAAAGCTTGTACAGATCTACGGTCAGGGCGAAACGCCGATGACCATCACGTACCTGTCGAGATCCATGCACGCCGATGCCGGGCATCGGCGCCACGAGGAGCGTTTGGCCTCGGTCGGCATCGCGCAAGGCGTCGTGCAAGTGCGCACCGTGGACGAAGCGGGGCAGGACGTTGCACCTGGTGAGATCGGCGAGATCATCGTGCGCGGCGATACCGTGATGTCCGGTTATTGGCAGAACCCGGATGCGACCGCGAGCACGCTGCGCGGCGGCTGGCTCTACACCGGCGACATGGGCGCGTTCGATACCGATGGGTTCCTGACGCTGAAGGATCGCTCCAAGGACGTCATCATCTCCGGCGGCACCAACATCTATCCGCGCGAGGTCGAGGAGGTGCTGCTGCGGCACGAGGCTGTTGCCGAGGTGTCCGTGATCGGCCGGCCGCATCCGGATTGGGGTGAGGAGGTCGTGGCGATCGTCGTTCCCGTTGCGGGCAGGGCGGTCACGCGGGATGAGCTCGACCAGATGTGCAACGCCTGGATCGCCCGCTTCAAGCGGCCGAAGCACTACTACCTCGCCGGCGAACTGCCGAAGAACAGCTATGGCAAGATCGTGAAGACGGAGCTGCGCACGCTGCTCGGCGAATCTTCCGCGCGCCTCGCGCTGCTGGACTGAGGCGGCGATGTCGGAGGAGACGCCGATCGACTTCTCCGGCCTGATCCGCGACGGCGATCTCGTTGTGTGCGGGCAGGCGACGGCGGAGCCCGTCACCCTGACCGAAGCGCTGATGGCGCAGGCGGCACAGCTTCCACCCTTCCGCATGATGGTCGGGCCGGTGTTCTCGGAGACGTTTTCGGCGGCGAGCGCGGCGAACGTGTCGTTTCTCAGCTACGGCGTGATCGGCAATGCGCGGCGGCTTGCGAAAGCGGGTCGGCTCGAAATGATCCCGAGCAACTACAGCGCCTTCTGCGCCGACTTCGCCGCACGCCGCCACAGTGCGGATTTCGTCCTCGTGCAGCTTGCGGAGGCCCGGGGACGGCTCAGCGCCAGCCTTTCCAACGACTATGTCATCGATGCCGCGCGTCGCGCGCGCCTCGTCGTCGCCGAGATCAATCCGGATGCGCCCTTTACGTTCGGTGCGGAATGGCCCGAGGACGTGCCGATCCATGTGCGCGTGCTGGCCCGCCGTCCGCCGGTCGAATTGGCATCGCCGCCGCCGGATGACGTCTCGCGTCGCATCGCGGCTCATGCGGCAGGCCTGGTCGTCGACGGCAGCACGCTCCAGTTCGGCGTGGGGCGCATTCCTGACGCGATCCTCTCCTCGCTGTCCCATGTGCGCAATCTCGGCATCCATTCCGGCCTGATCAACGATGCCGTCGTCGAGCTGATCGAGTGCGGCGCGGTGACGAATGCGGAGAAGGGGGTCGATGCTGGCATCACCGTCACCAACCAGGTGATCGGCACGAATCGGCTTTACCGCTTCGTGCACGAGAACAAGGCTGTCGCGGTGCGGCCGACGTCCTACACGCACGGCCAGGGCGTGTTGGCGCGGCTCAACCGGTTGGTCGCGATCAACTCGGCTCTTCAGGTCGGGCTCGACGGCAGCGTGAATTCCGAGACGCTGAATGGCGTGACCATCGGGGCGATCGGAGGCCAGCTCGATTTCGTACGCGGGGCCAATGCATCACGCGGAGGCCGGGCGATCATCGCGCTGCCGGCAACGGCGTCCGATGGCGCGAGCCGGATCGTCACGCATGTCGAGACCGTGACGACGCCGCGTGCCGATGTCGATGCCATCGTGACCGAATGGGGCATCGCCGAGTTGCGCGGCTGCGGTCTTGCCGAGCGTGCGCGCCGCATGATCGCGATCGCCGGGCCCGAGCATCGCGATGCCCTGTCGGCGCAGCTCGGAAGTTCTGCGCGATAACTCAGTTCAACATCGCGAGCGTCGGCCGCTGGCTCTCGCTGGCCCCGATGATCCCCGGGAGATCGGTCGCCTCGCCGGCGATCATGCCCGACAGCTGCCAGAACAGATGCGCGAGGCGGGAGAACACCAGCCGCTCACGTTCGGCGGGCACGGTGCCGTCGGGGATCGTCACGGTTTCCAGGCCGACCACTTTCTTGAAGTCGGGCCAGATCGTCATCGACTGCGCGATCACGGAATAGCAGTGCGGATCCTCATCGCTCTCGTCGGGTGCCGGCGGCAAACCCGGATATTGCGTCGGCGCGGCGTAGAACTTGTAGGCGCCATAGCCGAGCCGGAGCAGAAACTTTTCAGGGACGGCGACATCGGCAGCAAAGGACACCAGCCGCGCTTGGGTCAGCAGCTCCGGCGCGATGGCGCCGAGGTCCTGGGCACGCAGTGCCGAACAGAAGGCGAGGTGGCGATTGTGCTCGCGGAGCAGATTGGCCAGCGGCTGCTGCTGTTGCACGGTGTCGGTGAGCAGGATGATGGTCTTGAACATCTTGTGATGTCCGTCAGGGAAAGAGATGGCGGGCGGTCATGACTGCGTCGTCGGCCGCCTGGTGAGCGAAGAAATCGTTGGCGATGCGTTGTCCCGGCGCGATCTCCAGGATGCGGTAAGCCAACAGCCAAGCCGCAAGGACGAACGTCGCGAGCGGCGACATCAGGATCAAGTCGCTGATCACGCTGATCGATACGCTGACCGCGCTGGTCGCCGAGGAGAATGCCGAGCTTGCCAGGGGTCTGCCGGCCTCGCGCCTGAAGCAGGTCGATGAAAAGAACAAGCTGGCGGAGATTTTCGAACGGACCGTGGCCGAGTGCGCGGCGGGGACGACCGGCCTGACAGTCAGGGACCGCATGCTGCGCGAGCAGCTCCTGGAGCGCATTCTGAAGCTGCGTGCAGCGATGGACGAGAATCTGGTGCGCCTGCGCGCGGCGATCGAGGCCAGCAATCGCCGGATCGAGGCTGTCATGCAGGCGATCCGGGAGCAGATCGCGGCCGTGTCGCCCTATGGCGCGTCCGGCCGTGTGACTGCCGCCCGCGCTGTTTCCAGCGGCACCAGCTGCAGCGCCTGACGAAGCGAGGGAAGCCGTGTCGCTCGATATCGCACGATCGATCGCCTTCAGCGGATTGTCGGCGACGTCCGTGCAGATCAGCGTGACGTCGTCGAACATCTCGAACGCAGACACGACCGGCTACACCAAGAAGTCCGCGACCCAGTCGAGCAGCGTCACCAACGGTGTCGGCACCGGCGTTACGGTGACGGGCATCACCTCGACGGTCGACAAGCTGCTGTTGAAGTCGCTGGTCAGCGCGGATTCCGATCTCGGCGCGGCCGACACCGCCAACACCTATCTGACGTCGCTCCAGAAGCTCTACGGTTCGATCAGCAGCAGCGGCGATTCGTCGTCCGGGACCTCGCTCGCCAACAGCATCGCCTCGCTGGAATCGGCGCTGTCGTCGCTGGCGAGCACGCCGAGCAGCGCCTCGCTGCAATCCAACGTCATCAGCGCGCTCGACGACGTCGCGAGCCAGTTGCGGGAGACATCGAGCGGGGTCCAGAAGCTTCGATCGGATGCCGACCAGGACATCGCGTCCTCGATCGACGACGTCAATGCGGACCTGAAGCAGATCGCCGACCTCAACGCCGAGATCAAGCAGACGGCTGCGACCGGCCAGTCGACCGCGGACCTGGAGGACCAGCGTAATACCGCGCTGCAGGACCTCGCTTCCAAGATGAACGTCAGCTATTTCACGACGACGAACGGCGACCTCCAGATCTACACCACGTCCGGGCAGGCGCTGGTCGACAGTTCCGCGCATGCAATCAGCTATACCGCCGCGGCCAACGTGACTGCGGCGACGACCTATACGGCCAGCTCCTCATCCAGTGGCTTCAGCGCGATCTCGGTAAACGGGGTCGACATCACCTCACAGATCACGGGCGGTGACATCGGCGCGCTGATCACGCTCCGCGATGACACGCTGCCCGACGCGCAGTCCCAGCTCGACCAGCTCGCACAGCAGCTGGCGTCCGTGATGAACAGCGTCTCGAACGGTGCCTCTTCGGAGCCGGCACCGACCAGCCTGACCGGGACGACATCAGTGACCAGCAGCTCGGCGTTGTCCGGCTCCGGGACGGTGCGCCTGGCCGTCACCGACCAGAGCGGCAATCTGGTCTCCTATGGTGATCTCGACCTGTCGTCCTATGCCACGGTCGGCGATCTCGTCACCGCGATCAACGGCATCTCGGAATTGTCCGCCTCGGTCGATTCGGACGGCCATCTCTCGATCACGGCGACCGGCTCCGGCAACGGCGTCGCCATCAACGAGATGACGAGCTCGGTGGGAAGCTCCAGCGAGGGGTTCTCCGAGTATTTCGGCCTCAACGATCTCGTGACCGGAACGAGTGCCTCTGACATCGCGGTCAACAGCAAGATCCCGTCCGGAACGAGCGAGCTCCAGCTCGCGACGCTGGATTCGTCGTCGAGCCTGACGGTCGGCAGCTCGGTGCTGTCGTCGGGCTCGGCCACGGTGATCAATGCCTTCTACGATGCGTTGACGGGCTCGCGGACATTCGCGTCTACCGGGGGGCTTGCCGCCAACACCGGTTCGCTGGCCGACTACGTCTCGGCCGTCGTGTCGGACGTGTCGAGCAAGGCCTCGCAGGCGTCAACCAACTACACCGCCAAGGAAACCGCGCAGTCGACCTGTGCGAACTCGCTAGCGTCACAGTCCGGCGTCAACCTCGACGAGGAATCCGCCAATCTGAGCACGCTTCAGAACAAATATTCGGCGGCATCGGCCCTGATCCAGGCCATCAACGCCATGTACTCGGCGCTGCTGACCGCCGTACAATCGACGTAAGGGGCGCGCTGATGGTCGCGATGCGGGTTGCCACCTTCGCCCAGTCGAACCGGATGATCGCCGATGCCATGCGCGTGGAATCGGTCATGGCCAACATGCAGATCCAGGAATCCTCGGGCGTCGTCTCGACCGATTTCGGCGGCTACGGCTCGGACGCGCAGCATGTCGTCAATCTCCAGGTCTCGGTGACGCGTGCGCAATCCTACATCGATGCCGCCACGCTCGCCGACAGCAAGGTTCAGGTGATGTATTCGGCTGTCGGCTCGGTGACCGACATCCTCACCCAGCTGCGCTCCCAGCTCAGCGCCGCTTCGACGGGGAGTTCGACCGAGGTGAATTCCGTGATCAGCTCCGCCCAGCAGATGCTGGAGCAGATGGGCTCGCTGATGAATACGCAATATGACGGCCAGTATGTCTTCGCCGGCGGCAAGACGGACACGGCGCCGGTCGATCTCACCAGCTTTTCGTCCGGCACAGGCTCCGCCACGACGGCGGACACCAGCTACTATAACGGCGACAACGAGATCGCCTCGGTGCGGGTCGC includes:
- the dctP gene encoding TRAP transporter substrate-binding protein DctP, with protein sequence MKKNLIWAAAVLALSLPVSTLPVQALELKVADSFPAGHYLVRLMLKPWIDDVTKRTNGAVTFTYYPNQQIGKAADMLRLTQSGVVDIGYIGPSYVSDKMPLSEVAQLPGAFATSCQGTLAYWKTAREGILAKQEYAPNKIKLLLAVVLPPYQVWTVKSKVETIKDMQGLKLRTTGGAQDLTLRALNAVPVRMAAPDAYESLSRGTMDGLLFPLDSVVSYGLDKLVKHATEGVSFGSFIVAYSINQSVWDKLPDDVKKAMNEASEAITPKACADVDKEGEVTKKQMQGEGVSFDPLPEATRTEIKEKLKGVGKEWASGLDSRGKQASAALKEFEDLLAAGGAK
- a CDS encoding TRAP transporter small permease gives rise to the protein MIKRAGDVLGALERALTVIAVMFMFVIMILVVTDVFMRYALNSPFSFTYDLIGLYLLAGVFFFTLSDALREHVHVGVDILLSRFSLTGRRLSEIVTALVGLFVFILICKVGFERALENYEQHDVLSGAIPWPTWISAALVPFGCGVLVLRLALQLVGNVLSLVSGRDLYPLPPVTGVGEARSFE
- a CDS encoding TRAP transporter large permease, with the protein product MTPFIVLALLFGLLALGTPVGFAMAFSGSVGLVMVGGWSTLFGILQTAPLSTVSSYELITIPMFLLMADLVLLSGVADDLFKTASAWVGRIPGGLGMATALAGAGFGAICGTSTASAATLSSTSLPAMIRQGYEPKMAAGVVAISGTLSMLLPTSVALVIFGLLAEVNIGKLLISGIIPAILVTFTIMATIYFLVWQDPSRAPAAKSVPWREKFALLWQVSPMVVLFSLVTGTIYLGVATPTEASAFGAFGAFLLAIVKGKITPSSLYHTLLRACHGTCMIIMILVGASIFGYFFTLTHVTQDLVAWIGSLPASRWVIITLILCGYIVLGSFMDQIAILVLTVPIVLPLIKTLGFDPIWFGVIKIVTAEVGMITPPVGLNCFIVARYAKRPVAEVFHGTFPHFIAHLIAIAILVAFPSIILWLPSQMGR
- a CDS encoding acyl-CoA dehydrogenase family protein, yielding MDFALTDQQEAIRDAIAKVCEDFPDAYWLKKDHDGGFPHDFHKAMADAGWLGICVPEEYGGSGLGITEAAIMMRTIAESGAGMSGASAVHINVFGLNPVVVFGTEEQRKRMLPPMVEGREKACFAVTEPNTGLNTTQLKTRAVAKNDRYIVNGQKVWISTAQVAHKILLLARTTPLEEVRSPTHGLSLFYTDFDRKKIKVHEIEKMGRKIVDSNELFFEDFEIPMEDRIGEEGKGFQYILEGMNPERILIAAEAVGLGKVALSRASEYAKTRVVFNRPIGKNQGIQHPLAVNWVELEAAWLMVMSAAWQYDKGMPCGAAANAAKYLAGEAGYQACEQSVMTHGGFGYAKEFHVERYLRESLIPRIAPVSPQLALSFIAEKVLGLAKSY
- a CDS encoding acetyl-CoA hydrolase/transferase family protein yields the protein MSEETPIDFSGLIRDGDLVVCGQATAEPVTLTEALMAQAAQLPPFRMMVGPVFSETFSAASAANVSFLSYGVIGNARRLAKAGRLEMIPSNYSAFCADFAARRHSADFVLVQLAEARGRLSASLSNDYVIDAARRARLVVAEINPDAPFTFGAEWPEDVPIHVRVLARRPPVELASPPPDDVSRRIAAHAAGLVVDGSTLQFGVGRIPDAILSSLSHVRNLGIHSGLINDAVVELIECGAVTNAEKGVDAGITVTNQVIGTNRLYRFVHENKAVAVRPTSYTHGQGVLARLNRLVAINSALQVGLDGSVNSETLNGVTIGAIGGQLDFVRGANASRGGRAIIALPATASDGASRIVTHVETVTTPRADVDAIVTEWGIAELRGCGLAERARRMIAIAGPEHRDALSAQLGSSAR
- a CDS encoding flagellar protein FlgN, whose amino-acid sequence is MRIKSLITLIDTLTALVAEENAELARGLPASRLKQVDEKNKLAEIFERTVAECAAGTTGLTVRDRMLREQLLERILKLRAAMDENLVRLRAAIEASNRRIEAVMQAIREQIAAVSPYGASGRVTAARAVSSGTSCSA
- the flgK gene encoding flagellar hook-associated protein FlgK produces the protein MSLDIARSIAFSGLSATSVQISVTSSNISNADTTGYTKKSATQSSSVTNGVGTGVTVTGITSTVDKLLLKSLVSADSDLGAADTANTYLTSLQKLYGSISSSGDSSSGTSLANSIASLESALSSLASTPSSASLQSNVISALDDVASQLRETSSGVQKLRSDADQDIASSIDDVNADLKQIADLNAEIKQTAATGQSTADLEDQRNTALQDLASKMNVSYFTTTNGDLQIYTTSGQALVDSSAHAISYTAAANVTAATTYTASSSSSGFSAISVNGVDITSQITGGDIGALITLRDDTLPDAQSQLDQLAQQLASVMNSVSNGASSEPAPTSLTGTTSVTSSSALSGSGTVRLAVTDQSGNLVSYGDLDLSSYATVGDLVTAINGISELSASVDSDGHLSITATGSGNGVAINEMTSSVGSSSEGFSEYFGLNDLVTGTSASDIAVNSKIPSGTSELQLATLDSSSSLTVGSSVLSSGSATVINAFYDALTGSRTFASTGGLAANTGSLADYVSAVVSDVSSKASQASTNYTAKETAQSTCANSLASQSGVNLDEESANLSTLQNKYSAASALIQAINAMYSALLTAVQST
- a CDS encoding flagellin, with translation MVAMRVATFAQSNRMIADAMRVESVMANMQIQESSGVVSTDFGGYGSDAQHVVNLQVSVTRAQSYIDAATLADSKVQVMYSAVGSVTDILTQLRSQLSAASTGSSTEVNSVISSAQQMLEQMGSLMNTQYDGQYVFAGGKTDTAPVDLTSFSSGTGSATTADTSYYNGDNEIASVRVAADETVSYGVTANNSAFEEVMRVLKFVANSTSLSSADITSALDLASTALDDTAAAQAKLSSAASSIETASARQTDYKSYAETLSNDLTSVDVAAVTAQLSTYQAQLTASYSALGKILSLNLSSYLK